A single window of Fusobacterium sp. JB019 DNA harbors:
- a CDS encoding GNAT family N-acetyltransferase — protein MIIKEISINEIKYINEIVEMEKSTFGKLGGVDLWILKPLVKFGKVFVALENEKVIGAAEFLISFDCPHAFLYGISIHNLYQNKGIAKSLLDFCENYFFKKQIKKISLTVDPKNTKAISLYKKKNFHITCLKKDEYDNGIHRFIMEKNLV, from the coding sequence ATGATTATTAAAGAAATTTCTATTAATGAAATTAAATATATTAATGAAATTGTTGAGATGGAAAAATCAACTTTTGGTAAATTAGGGGGAGTTGATTTATGGATATTAAAACCTCTTGTAAAATTTGGAAAAGTTTTTGTTGCTCTTGAAAATGAAAAAGTTATTGGAGCCGCTGAATTTTTAATTTCTTTCGACTGTCCTCATGCTTTTTTATATGGAATTTCAATACATAATCTCTATCAAAATAAAGGAATTGCTAAATCTCTATTAGATTTTTGTGAAAACTATTTCTTTAAAAAACAAATCAAGAAAATTTCTTTAACTGTTGATCCTAAAAATACAAAAGCTATTTCACTTTATAAAAAAAAGAATTTTCATATAACTTGTTTAAAGAAAGACGAATATGATAATGGTATTCATAGGTTTATTATGGAAAAGAATTTAGTTTAA
- a CDS encoding transcriptional repressor, producing the protein MNSITNNSYDVGLFLKNHGIKPSYQRLKIYSFLFENRIHPTVDTIYKNLCPEIPTLSKTTVYNTLNLFIQKNIIQKLVIEETETRYDVNTSTHGHFKCENCGKVCDVFLENNLLHSSNLENFKVNETHLYFKGLCEKCIKSIKK; encoded by the coding sequence ATGAATTCAATAACAAACAATTCTTATGATGTTGGTTTATTTCTTAAAAATCACGGAATAAAGCCTTCTTACCAAAGATTAAAAATTTATTCTTTTTTATTTGAAAATAGAATTCATCCTACAGTTGATACTATTTATAAAAACTTGTGTCCTGAAATCCCTACATTATCAAAAACTACTGTTTATAATACTTTAAATTTATTTATACAAAAAAATATTATTCAAAAATTGGTAATAGAAGAAACTGAAACAAGATATGATGTAAATACTTCTACACATGGTCATTTTAAATGTGAAAACTGTGGTAAGGTTTGTGATGTATTTTTAGAAAATAATCTTCTACATTCTTCAAATCTTGAAAATTTTAAAGTGAACGAAACTCATCTTTACTTTAAAGGACTTTGTGAAAAGTGTATAAAATCAATAAAAAAATAA